The following nucleotide sequence is from Nitratidesulfovibrio termitidis HI1.
AACTCCACCACCTCCGCCGTGGTCCTTTCGTGCGTGTTCGTGCTTGTGGCCGACTACGCGCTGACCTCGTTCCTGCTGTAAGAGACCACGACCATGCGCGCGACTTCCGGATGGGACATACGGCTTGACGGCCTTGCGGTAGGCTACGGCGACCACGTGGTGCTGCGCGACGTGGACGCGCTGTTGCCCGCGGGCGAAATTTCCATGATCATCGGCGGCTCGGGCTGCGGCAAGTCCACCCTGCTGCGCCACGTGCTGGGCCTGCAACGGCCCATGGCGGGCACCCTTTCCGTGGGCGGGCGCGACCTGTTTGCCCTTGCCGGGCGCGACTTCCGCAAGGTGCGGCGGCGCATGGGCGTGCTGTTTCAGGATGGCGCGCTGCTGGGTTCGCTGACCCTTGGCGACAACGTGGCCCTGCCCCTGCGCGAGCATACCGGCCTGCCCAGGGCCACCATCCGCCAGATCGTGCTGCACAAGCTGGCCCTGGTGGGCCTTGCCGACTACGCGGACTACTACCCCAACCAGCTTTCCGGCGGCATGCGCAAGCGTGCGGGGCTGGCGCGGGCCATCGTCATGGACCCGCCCATCCTGCTGTGCGATGAACCCACGTCGGGCCT
It contains:
- a CDS encoding ABC transporter ATP-binding protein, with product MRATSGWDIRLDGLAVGYGDHVVLRDVDALLPAGEISMIIGGSGCGKSTLLRHVLGLQRPMAGTLSVGGRDLFALAGRDFRKVRRRMGVLFQDGALLGSLTLGDNVALPLREHTGLPRATIRQIVLHKLALVGLADYADYYPNQLSGGMRKRAGLARAIVMDPPILLCDEPTSGLDPVNAARMDQLLLDMRANFPGMTIVVVSHDLRSLDAIANYVLMLYDGTAAFAGPVDALRASSDPYVRSFLDRRADEDQRAEVSLAPEVQQALDAWLDR